A stretch of the Papaver somniferum cultivar HN1 chromosome 6, ASM357369v1, whole genome shotgun sequence genome encodes the following:
- the LOC113291566 gene encoding uncharacterized protein LOC113291566, which yields MVKTRKITRTIQEEETIMDDSTAPRTSEDDSRISRRKSKRKKSKKVETQKSKKKGKVVPKSVRKLYRSGFTALHSLVARMKASKYTLSEATLEKIAESSYGQMFLMFWHTKYSESHWEKLEAAVKKYLKCYKRGRVKNELTFEFVRRGETHIITSTPEKMGVMFGMPRMAGRRTDDTFLMVGGGWRQKPFYIRHFGDSNTVTRPMLQDAILKLLKRTGIKNCKSEGGEDSDDDNDEQFLREKINQNYNTPEDITGCVVYLLLLYAEHTHLVKPVTLPDDRYLPRAARWNIKEISVEFLKDMEASQYTFSKEFKDEYTMYEKEMLNEIAQRLPVEEVPLTVDWQEKFEDLEVKNEDLRLTIAEKWCELQSRKEDGLPIDVKDEQEIPDDTQEKSNEQGNATPTMPVMGGSEENLTQFDIEVSQFKIWARSDLERKVKELQEEKSMPEPSQYISAILIKNISPYVE from the exons ATggttaaaacaagaaaaatcacaagaacaatccaagaagaagaaacaataatggATGATAGCACTGCTCCTAGAACATCAGAAGACGATTCAAGAATTTCAAGacgaaaatcaaagagaaaaaagAGTAAAAAGGTTGAAACACAGAAATCGAAGAAAAAAG GTAAGGTTGTGCCAAAATCTGTTAGGAAGTTGTATAGGTCTGGTTTCACAGCATTACATAGCCTGGTTGCCAGAATGAAGGCGAGTAAATATACTTTGAGTGAAGCCACATTGGAAAAGATAGCCGAATCTTCTTATGGACAGATGTTTTTGATGTTCTGGCACACTAAGTACTCAGAAAGTCATTGGGAAAAGTTGGAAGCTGCAGTGAAAAAGTACTTGAAGTGTTACAAAAGGGGTCGAGTCAAGAATGAGCTCACCTTTGAGTTTGTTAGAAGAGGTGAAACACACATTATCACGTCGACACCAGAAAAAATGGGTGTAATGTTTGGAATGCCAAGAATGGCAGGAAGAAGAACTGATGACACCTTTttgatggtaggtggtggatggaGGCAGAAACCATTCTACATTAGACACTTTGGTGATAGCAACACGGTTACAAGACCAATGCTACAAGATGCCATCTTGAAACTGCTCAAGCGTACTGGTATCAAGAATTGTAAATCTGAAGGTGGCGAAGACAGTGATGATGACaatgatgaacaa TTTCTTAGAGAAAAAATCAATCAGAACTACAACACTCCCGAGGACATCACTGGTTGTGTCGTCTATTTGTTG TTGTTGTATGCGGAGCATACTCACTTGGTGAAACCAGTGACGTTACCAGATGATCGATACCTTCCAAGAGCGGCAAGGTGGAacatcaaagaaatatctgttgagtttCTAAAGGATATGGAGGCTTCGCAATACACA TTCTCTAAagaatttaaggatgaatatactatgtatgaaaaagaaatgttgaatgaaATTGCTCAAAGGCTTCCAGTTGAAGAAGTGCCATTGACAGTAGATTGGCAAGAAAAATTCGAGGATTTGGAAGTAAAGAATGAAGATTTGAGGCTGACAATTGCAGAAAAATGGTGTGAATTACAGAGCAGGAAAGAGGACGGCCTCCCCATTGATGTGA AGGATGAACAGGAAATTCCAGATGATACCCAAGAAAAGTCGAATGAACAGGGAAATGCTACTCCAACAATGCCTGTTATGGGGGGCTCTGAAGAAAATCTCACACAGTTCGATATTGAAGTTTCACAGTTTAAAATTTGGGCTAGATCTGATTTGGAGCGAAAGGTGAAAGAGCTGCAAGAGGAAAAGAGCATGCCAGAACCATCACAG TACATATCTGCAATACTGATTAAAAACATATCACCTTATGTTGAATAA
- the LOC113291564 gene encoding protein FAR1-RELATED SEQUENCE 6-like → MVVKVPVIADFQLHGLAALHFSKKSAFFELHVDFLSAGGCSSSTFSDVDNNSELIRADRDSYETDGKEIVKPLLSDGWENVFDDPNKLFRVVLMLFGWPVKIAIDSTCDVFRIKKYVGRHTCGAGVKLRSPKVSKKLFNDATQTFERLFIAIGACIEGYRLCRPMIFVDATFLTGRFRGTLMAATCLNGNQGFYPLAFGLVPGEDVDNWDWFMCNLSNIVDDRPITFMSDRHEGLLRAIPKHFPTSHHGYCYYHLQGNLPIRKSDEKYKEVMACFKKATYALTPARYEEALMEMELMGRPGVAEYCRNMPREHWSSAFFTGCRFGQTTSSVAESFNNWIRKDKRLPACALVDMIRLRVMELMNERREMSLLMDPEKLTPTYEALLKEHIQIGRVWNVTQSSAYEYEIHSPRSHTVDLLNKTCTCQRWRVYGFPCSHATAAISAKGDRYVDYIEDYFKVTNFQQLYSIAIRPIPNYNRPEQYLPEDTIFPPHPRVPPGRPKGNRIKNAWEKARKSVRCSNCKKKTHHNKATCTVIPSYP, encoded by the exons atggttGTCAAAGTGCCTGTGATTGCTGACTTTCAACTTCATGGTCTCGCTGCCTTGCATTTTTCAAAGAAATCGGCGTTCTTTGAGCTGCATGTGGATTTTCTTTCTGCTGGTGGATGTAGTTCCTCTACATTCAGCGACGTCGACAACAATTCAGAACTGATTAGGGCAGATAGAGATAGTTATGAAActgatggaaaagaaattgttaaACCTCTTCTGTCCGATGGGTGGGAGAATGTTTTTGATGATCCTAACAAGCTTTTTCGTGTGGTGTTGATGCTGTTCGGTTGGCCTGTCAAAA TTGCTATTGATTCTACTTGCGATGTTTTTAGGATAAAAAAGTATGTTGGGAGGCACACTTGTGGAGCTGGTGTGAAGTTGAGAAGTCCTAAAGTATCGAAGAAGCTG TTTAACGATGCAACTCAGACATTTGAAAGGTTATTCATCGCAATAGGCGCTTGTATTGAAGGTTATAGACTTTGTCgaccaatgatttttgttgatgcaacTTTTCTGACCGGGAGATTTAGAGGTACCCTTATGGCTGCTACTTGTCTGAATGGGAATCAAG GTTTTTATCCGCTAGCCTTTGGATTGGTCCCAGGAGAGGATGTTGACAATTGGGATTGGTTTATGTGCAATCTTAGCAACATTGTTGATGACCGTCCTATCACCTTTATGTCTGATCGTCATGAAGGATTGTTGAGGGCTATTCCTAAACACTTTCCTACTTCCCATCATGGCTATTGTTACTACCACTTGCAAGGAAACTTACCAATCAGGAAATCGGACGAGAAGTACAAAGAAGTTATGGCTTGTTTCAAAAAAGCAACTTATGCTCTCACACCAGCAAGATATGAAGAAGCACTAATGGAAATGGAGTTAATGGGAAGGCCTGGGGTTGCTGAGTATTGCCGCAATATGCCTAGGGAACATTGGTCCAGCGCGTTCTTCACTGGCTGTAGATTTGGTCAGACTACATCAAGCGTTGCTGAGTCCTTCAATAATTGGATTCGGAAAGACAAGAGGTTGCCTGCCTGCGCCCTCGTTGACATGATCAg GTTACGCGTTATGGAGTTGATGAATGAACGTCGCGAAATGAGTCTTTTGATGGACCCAGAGAAGCTCACTCCTACCTACGAGGCGTTACTTaaagaacatattcaaattggtCGAGTTTGGAATGTTACTCAGTCATCTGCGTATGAGTATGAGATTCATTCGCCTAG gtcTCACACTGTTGATCTGCTGAACAAGACTTGCACCTGCCAAAGATGgcgtgtttatggttttccatgctctcaTGCTACAGCAGCTATATCTGCCAAGGGTGATCGATACGTAGATTATATCGAAGACTACTTCAAAGTTACAAATTTTCAGCAGCTGTATTCAATTGCTATCAGACCAATCCCCAACTACAACAGGCCAGAGCAGTATCTGCCAGAGGATACTATTTTTCCACCCCATCCACGAGTTCCACCAGGTAGGCCAAAGGGAAATCGTATCAAGAATGCATGGGAGAAAGCTAGGAAGTCCGTCCGTTGTTCCAACTGTAAGAAGAAAACTCACCACAACAAGGCAACGTGCACTGTCATTCCTTCATACCCATGA
- the LOC113291565 gene encoding uncharacterized protein LOC113291565, translating to MSAEKAKAYAETLQLLSELQKDNEPGVSQTSEEDDVTLAKRLEDRLATKSNEVKPIAKSTTSVMDKEKKKPTISAKEKKLTPKITYTPQKPVTRSHPQKRVDPEFASGKGLSGHKRRKTKSRTENPVGKDCPTEKVQKKDSENVRKRKAKGDPNLQELTKKVKNARKLLSLRKSPFYKDLSSQQRALLSPFLTKLPQCDNSAWKAPAVIGHHILSAETFEDLLHNRALEGDLINYWQYQLKKAYHNEQPVNGQRKYIPVLHIDPTGWFYLSDPVHQVAANTAVFLPIRNMEEGTRKIIIPMSHQNVHWTLLVYECEKGEFFHYNTWEAVSKNECLDNANLMAEYCLLAINERLSSLRLPLVSRVKMISYPTPQQGDYPDCAIYIMHIMKKVAKEEVIDGVRMSLGDPEELKDKIHKKRISLACKILSATSPPEESWNIHAPKGF from the exons atgagcgCCGAAAAAGCTAAAGCATATGCTGAGACTCTCCAACTTCTTTCTGAGCTACAGAAG GATAACGAACCTGGAGTTAGTCAAACATCAGAGGAAGATGACGTAACACTTGCCAAGAGACTCGAAGATAGGCTGGCTACAAAGAGTAATGAAGTCAAACCAATAGCGAAGTCGACCACGTCAGTCATGGACAAGGAGAAGAAAAAGCCGACTATCTCAGCCAAGGAGAAGAAACTTACTCCAAAAATCACATACACCCCTCAGAAGCCAGTAACTCGGAGCCACCCGCAGAAAAGAGTTGATCCTGAGTTTGCTAGTGGCAAAGGACTGTCGGGACATAAAAGGCGAAAAACAAAGTCCAGAACTGAAAACCCAGTTGGAAAAGATTGCCCAACAGAGAAAGTTCAGAAAAAGGATAgcgagaatgtgagaaagagaaaagctaaaggTGATCCAAATCTGCAAGAACTTACTAAAAAAGTGAAGAATGCACGCAAGTTGTTGAGCCTAAGGAAATCTCCGTTCTATAAGGATTTGAGTTCACAACAAAGAGcgcttctctctccttttttgaCAAAGCTACCTCAATGTGA CAACAGTGCTTGGAAAGCTCCTGCTGTGATTGGTCATCACATATTATCTGCAGAGACCTTTGAAGATCTGCTACATAACAGGGCTTTAGAGGGAGATCTTATAAATTACTggcaataccaactgaaaaaagcATATCATAATGAGCAACCAGTGAATGGACAGAGAAAGTACATTCCAGTACTCCACATTGATCCAACAGGCTGG ttttATTTAAGTGACCCAGTACATCAAGTAGCAGCAAACACTGCTGTATTCTTACCCATCAGGAATATGGAGGAAGGAACCAGGAAGATTATTATTCCAATGTCACACCAAAACGTGCATTGGACGCTTCTTGTGTATGAATGCGAGAAAGGCGAATTCTTCCACTACAACACTTGGGAAGCTGTATCCAAAAATGAGTGTCTCGATAATGCTAATCTTATGGCAGAATACTGCTTGTTAGCAATTAATGAACGCTTGTCGAGCCTGCGCCTTCCACTTGTAAGCAGAGTAAAGATGATTAGTTACCCAACACCTCAACAGGGAGACTATCCAGATTGTGCAATATATATCATGCACATCATGAAGAAAGTTGCAAAGGAGGAAGTAATTGATGGAGTGCGAATGAGCTTGGGAGACCCAGAAGAACTAAAGGACAAAATACATAAGAAGAGGATCTCTTTAGCATGCAAAATACTCTCAGCAACATCTCCTCCTGAGGAGAGCTGGAATATTCATGctccaaaaggtttttaa